In Bradyrhizobium manausense, the sequence ACCCGCTGCCAGCTCGTCTTCGGGCTGTTGCCGCGGAACAAATTCACCTCGAGCTGCTCGAGGTCGAGGATCGAAATCAGATCGATCAGGCTTTTGGACATGGTGGTGCTTTCTTGCCGTCATTTCGGCGCGGGCTGTCGCCCCGGAATGACACAGTCGGGCCGTTCCGCCCTTGTTTCACCGCACTGTTTCGCCCACCTCAAGTCTGCTAGCAAGACCAAGAGTGAGCCAGGGATTTGGGATGTCGGCACAGGGTAGCATTGTCATCGGCGGCGGCGCATTTGCGGGCCTGGCGCTCGCGCTGGCGCTGCGCCAGGGGCTCGGCCCCGAGATCCCCGTCATTGTCGCCGATCCCGCGCTCGCCACGCGCCCGAGCCGCGATCCCCGCGCGACGGCGATCGTGGCCGCCTGCCGCCGCCTGTTCGAGGCGCTCGGGGCCTGGGACGACGTCAGCGCCGAGGCGCAGCCGATCCTCGACATGGTCGTCACCGATTCCAAGCTGGAGGACGCCACCCGTCCGGCGTTCTTGAATTTCGCCGGCGATGTCGCGCCGGGCGAGCCCTTCGCGCACATGATCGAGAACCGCCGCCTGATCGATGCGCTGGTCGTCCGCGCCGAGGCCGCCGGCATCGATCTCCGTGCGACGATTGTGGCGTCGTACGATGCGAGCGCCGCTGGCGTCGACGTGACGCTCGGCGATGGCAGCAAGATTGCCGCCAGTCTGTTGGTCGCGGCTGACGGCGCGCGGTCAAAACTGCGCGAGCGCGCCGGCATCGCCACTCATGGCTGGGAATACGACCAATCCGGCATCGTCGTCACCGTCGGCCACGAGCGCGATCACGAGGGCCGCGCCGAGGAGCATTTCTTGCCCGCGGGACCGTTTGCGATCCTGCCTCTGTCAGGCAAGCGCTCCTCGCTGGTGTGGACCGAGCGTCGCGCCGAGGCCGCGCGCATCATTGCGCTCAGCGACGAGGAATTTCACGGCGAGCTCGAGCAGCGTTTCGGCCTGCATCTCGGCGAGGTGAAAGCGCTCGACAAGCCGCGCGCGTTCCCGCTGTCGTATTTCGTCGCGCGCTCCTTCGTCGCCGAGCGCCTCGCGCTGGTCGGCGATTCCGCGCACGTCATCCACCCGATTGCAGGGCAAGGCCTCAACATGGGGCTGAAGGATGTCGCTGCGCTAGCCGAGGTCGTGGTCGATGCCGCGCGGCTCGGCATGGATCTCGGCGGCGCCGACGTGCTCGAGCGCTACCAGCGCTGGCGCCGCTTCGACACCATGGCGATGGGCGTCGCCACCAACTCGCTGAACTTCCTGTTCTCGAACCAGTCGACCTTGCTGCGCACGGTGCGCGACATCGGCCTCGGCATCGTCGACCGCACGCCGCCGCTGAAGAACCTCTTTATCCGCCAGGCGGCGGGTCTGACGGGAGAAATTCCGCGGTTGTTGAAGGGCGAGGCGCTGTAAGGCGGTCGCCTTAAGCGTCGCACGCGCCACGTTATGCGTCCCCGCGTTCGCGGGGGCAACAGGAGAGTGTGTAGCGCAGCCATCGCGCTACGAATTCCTCAATCGATCTTCCGCGCCTCTTCCGGCAGCATGATCGGGATGCCGTCGCGGATCGGATAAGCGAGCTTGGCGCTGCGCGAGATCAGCTCCTGCCCGGCTGAGTCGAATTCCAGCGGACCCTTGGTCAGCGGGCAGACCAGGATCTCCAGCAGCTTGGGATCGACGCTGTTTTCGGGACGTTCGGTCGGCGCGTTCATGAGGGTCTCCGGCGATCGGCTGCCTGTAGCACAGAAAATCGCCTCCGCCCATGGCGTCGGCGCGGGCGTTCAGGCGGAGACCATCTTCTGGATCTCGTCGAGCAGGAGCTGGAACCGCGTGGCTGGCACCGGCGCAGCCGAAAGCGCAAAGCCGAGAAAGGTCCAGTACAGGATCTGCGCGCGCGCCTGCGCGGCTGCTGCAGGGAATCCGCGTCGTTCCAGCAGCGCCTCGATATAATCAAGCCGGCGGCGGTCGATGGCGCGGACGGCCGCTTGCGCCGCCGGATCGAACGCCGCCCAGTTGCGCACCGCGCGCTCGAGATCGAGCCGGGCGCCAAAGGTCCGGCGCAGCAGCGCCTTCAGCGGCTCGTCGCTGTCGGCCTCGACGCGCGCAATGATCTCTTCGGCCGCGATCTCGCGCCAGCGCTTCAGCACGGCCGCGTGGAACGCGCCGAGATCGGCGAAATGCCAGTAGAAGCTGCCGCGCGAGACGCCCATGGCCTTGGCCAATGGATCGGCCTTCAGCGCGGTAAAGCCGCTTTTGGTGAGCGCCTTGATGCCCTGGTTGATCCAGTCATCGGCGGAGAGCTGCTCGGTCATGTCGGGTTCCGGTGTCCGGCCATACACTAGTGTATTGACAGGCGGCAGGCCAGCGTCTATCTCACCATACACAGATGTATGGAGAACTCGATGCGTGATCTCTTGCTCCAATGCGCCGGCGTCGGGGCCGTCATCGTGGCCCTCATCCATGGTATCCTCGGCGAGACCAAGGTCTTTGCCCGCGCCACCATCGAGCCGGAACGGCTCCGCACCCTGATCCGTCTGGTCTGGCAGGCCTCGACCGTGGCCTGGATCGGCTGCGGCGTGCTGCTGGTCGCGACGCCCTGGATGGAGTCAGGCACGGCGCGCCACTGGATCGTCATCACCATGGTCTGCGTGTTCGGTTTCTCCGCCTGCGCCAACGCATGGGCGACGCGCGGCCGGCATTTCGGCTGGATGGCGCTGAGCGTGGTCGTCGTGCTGGCGATCGCCGGCTACTGATCGCCGCGACGGCGAGCCACGCGTTCAAGCGGAGTGACGTCATGGAAGACCGTGTTCGACTGACCATCGCGGACGATGTGGCCCACGTCCGCCTGAATCGTCCGGACAAGATGAATGCCCTCGACCCCCCGATGTTCGAGGCGCTCATTGCCGCGGGCACGGAGGTCGGTGCGCGCAAGGATGTCCGCGCCGTCATTCTCTCCGGCGAAGGCCGGGCCTTCTGCGCAGGCCTCGATCTGGATCGACTTCTGGCGACAACGCGAGGCGAATCCCTGATCCCGACCGTCGACCTGACGCAGCGAAGCCGCGACATGGCGAACTATGCACAGCATCTGGTCTGGCTCTGGCGCGCGCTGCCGGTGCCTGTCATTGCCGCAGTCCATGGCGTCGCC encodes:
- a CDS encoding ubiquinone biosynthesis hydroxylase, with the translated sequence MSAQGSIVIGGGAFAGLALALALRQGLGPEIPVIVADPALATRPSRDPRATAIVAACRRLFEALGAWDDVSAEAQPILDMVVTDSKLEDATRPAFLNFAGDVAPGEPFAHMIENRRLIDALVVRAEAAGIDLRATIVASYDASAAGVDVTLGDGSKIAASLLVAADGARSKLRERAGIATHGWEYDQSGIVVTVGHERDHEGRAEEHFLPAGPFAILPLSGKRSSLVWTERRAEAARIIALSDEEFHGELEQRFGLHLGEVKALDKPRAFPLSYFVARSFVAERLALVGDSAHVIHPIAGQGLNMGLKDVAALAEVVVDAARLGMDLGGADVLERYQRWRRFDTMAMGVATNSLNFLFSNQSTLLRTVRDIGLGIVDRTPPLKNLFIRQAAGLTGEIPRLLKGEAL
- a CDS encoding Trm112 family protein — translated: MNAPTERPENSVDPKLLEILVCPLTKGPLEFDSAGQELISRSAKLAYPIRDGIPIMLPEEARKID
- a CDS encoding TetR/AcrR family transcriptional regulator, which encodes MTEQLSADDWINQGIKALTKSGFTALKADPLAKAMGVSRGSFYWHFADLGAFHAAVLKRWREIAAEEIIARVEADSDEPLKALLRRTFGARLDLERAVRNWAAFDPAAQAAVRAIDRRRLDYIEALLERRGFPAAAAQARAQILYWTFLGFALSAAPVPATRFQLLLDEIQKMVSA